From Nicotiana tabacum cultivar K326 chromosome 22, ASM71507v2, whole genome shotgun sequence, one genomic window encodes:
- the LOC107815486 gene encoding DNA topoisomerase 6 subunit B — MESDSPEIPKKGKSKTPRKPKDSVLKQKSPAEFFADNKNIAGFDNPGKCLYTTVRELVENALDSAESISELPVVEITIEEIGKSKFNSMIGLADHERRDEALYDDFETAKAREKRLAKEARLLEVQAKNAALGKKGKDPVATKAAKGREASYYRVTCKDNGRGMPHDDIPNMFGRVLSGTKYGLKQTRGKFGLGAKMALIWSKMSTGLPIEITSSMKSQSYTSFCRLDIDIHKNVPHIHVHEKRENKEWWHGAEIQIVIEGNWTTYRSKILHYMRQMAVITPYAQFLFQFISDSPEKNVIIRFARRTDIMPPVPLETKYHPSAVDILLIKRLITETSKQTLLQFLQHEFVNIGKCHAERLIGEMGPDFNPKMPVKSLTPQQIVRIHQLFRQAKFDDPSGDILSPAGEYNLRLGIIKELHPDMVATFSGSAQVFEGHPFIVEAGVSVGGKDVKQGLNIFRFANRIPLLFEQGADVVTRTALKRINWNSYKINQTQDKIGVFVSIVSTKIPFKGTGKEYIGDDISEIASAVKTAIQQCCNQLKAKIVKRIQAREQQERKRNLSKYIPDSTNAIYIVLKEMANLHASKRKRYGNDETDILKQVSVNSITKDTLREKLAQHVEKVDYEMALEYATQSGVNEEPREDIYIESLDEDKNFIDFKSPVFVFRLYH; from the exons ATGGAGAGTGATAGTCCAGAAATACCGAAGAAGGGCAAATCAAAAACCCCTCGAAAACCCAAAGATAGCGTTCTCAAACAGA AGTCTCCAGCTGAGTTCTTTGCAGATAACAAGAACATTGCGGGTTTTGACAAT CCTGGAAAATGTCTTTACACTACTGTGAGAGAACTTGTTGAGAATGCACTTGATTCTGCTGAATCCATATCTGAACTTCCTGTTGTAGAGATAACCAT TGAAGAGATCGGCAAAAGtaagtttaattccatgattGGTCTGGCTGACCACGAACGAAgagatgaagctctttatgatgATTTTGAGACAGCAAAGGCTCGTGAG AAAAGACTTGCCAAGGAAGCTCGTCTTCTAGAGGTTCAAGCAAAGAATGCTGCtcttgggaagaaaggaaaagaccCTGTAGCTACAAAGGCAGCTAAGGGTAGGGAGGCATCGTATTATAGGGTGACATGCAAG GATAATGGAAGAGGAATGCCACATGACGATATCCCGAATATGTTTGGACGAG TTTTGTCTGGAACAAAGTATGGATTGAAACAGACACGTGGGAAATTTGGTCTTGGTGCAAAGATG GCATTGATTTGGTCCAAGATGAGTACAGGACTTCCCATTGAGATTACATCTTCCATGAAGAGCCAAAGTTATACCTCATTCTGTAGGCTGGATATTGATATTCACAA GAATGTTCCTCACATTCATGTACATGAAAAACGGGAAAACAAAGAATGGTGGCATGGTGCTGAAATCCAGATTGTTATTGAAGGGAACTGGACAACCTACCGA TCCAAAATATTGCATTATATGCGACAAATGGCCGTCATTACGCCGTATGCACAATTCCTTTTCCAATTCATATCAGATTCTCCAGA GAAAAACGTGATAATTAGGTTTGCTAGAAGAACGGACATAATGCCTCCAGTTCCTCTTGAGACCAAGTACCATCCATCAGCTGTGGATATACTTCTTATCAAACGGCTTATAACGGAGACATCAAAACAGACCCTTCTGCAGTTCCTTCAGCATGAATTTGTAAACATTGGGAAGTGTCATGCAGAGCGTTTAATCG GGGAGATGGGTCCCGATTTTAACCCTAAAATGCCAGTTAAATCTCTAACACCACAGCAAATAGTTCGCATCCATCAGTTGTTTCGTCAAGCCAAATTTGATGATCCCAGTGGTGAT ATTCTAAGTCCTGCTGGAGAATATAATCTACGTCTTGGTATTATAAAAGAACTGCATCCAGATATGGTTGCTACCTTTTCTGGAAG TGCTCAAGTATTCGAAGGCCATCCATTTATCGTGGAAGCTGGAGTTAGTGTTGGTGGGAAAGATGTTAAACAA GGGCTGAATATATTCCGATTTGCTAATCGGATTCCGCTTCTTTTTGAGCAAGGTGCTGATGTTGTTACCAGGACTGCTTTGAAGAGAATCAA TTGGAACAGTTACAAGATAAACCAGACACAAGACAAGATTGGTGTCTTTGTCAGCATCGTTAGCACCAAAATTCCCTTCAAGGGGACTGGGAAGGAGTATATCGGAGATGACATAAGTGAGATAGCTTCTGCTGTCAAG ACAGCCATTCAGCAGTGTTGCAATCAGCTCAAAGCAAAGATTGTAAAAAGGATTCAGGCTCGTGAGCAGCAGGAAAGGAAGCGGAATTTGAGCAA GTATATCCCTGATTCTACTAATGCTATATATATCGTCCTAAAAGAGATGGCAAATCTGCATGCGTCAAAAAGGAAACGCTACGGGAATGACGAAACAGACATACTAAAACAAGTTTCAGTTAATTCAATAACGAAAGATACATTGAGAGAAAAGCTTGCTCAGCATGTTGAAAAG GTGGACTATGAAATGGCCTTGGAGTATGCCACACAGAGCGGAGTGAATGAAGAACCCCGAGAAGACATATACATAGAGTCACTGGATGAAGATAAGAACTTCATCGACTTCAAAAGCCCCGTATTTGTTTTCAGACTCTATCACTAG